The sequence below is a genomic window from Campylobacter ornithocola.
GTCAAAATCAAATGGTATAAAAAAAGGAGCAATTACCAATATAGAGCTTGCTTCAAAATCCATAGAAGAAGCAGTAGCTGATGCACAAATGATGTCAGGTGTACATTATGATAAGGTAATTGTATCTATTTCAGGTGCTTACGCCAAAAGCGTGGATAGCATAGGTGTGGTTAATATACCAAATCACGAAATAGGCATCAAAGAAATTCACAGAGCAGTAAGTACAGCAAAACATACTGCAAATATTCCTAGTGGATATGAAATAATTCATGTATTACCTTATAATTTCAAAGTAAACGATCTTGAGCATGTAGAAGATCCCTTGGGAATGAGTGGAAATCGCCTTGAAGTTTCTACACATATTGTGATTTCTCAAGAAGTGCATATTAAAAATCTAAAAAAAGCAGTAGAACTTGCCGATCTTAGAGTAGATAACATCGTTCTTTCAGGTTATGCTTCTTCTATTGCTTGTTTTGATGATAGTGAAAAAGAATTGGGTGCTATTTTAATTGATATGGGAGGGGCTGTTTGTGATATGGTAATTCATGCGGGTAATTCTATACGCTATAATGAATGTTTGCAAATTGGATCAGTAAATATTACTAATGATTTATCTATCGCATTACACACCCCACCAAAAGAAGCAGAAAAACTAAAATTAAACTACGCATCTTTAATGCAAAATGAAAATTCAATTATACAAATTCCATATATGGGTGATGAAAAAAGAAAAAATGAGGTTTCAGTAGAAGTTATATCTAATGTAATTTACGCAAGAATCGAAGAAACTATCATTATTTTAGCTAAAATGCTGAGTGATAATGCTTGTGCTAATTTAGCAGGAGCTGGCATAGTACTAACAGGTGGTATGACAAAATTTACAGGACTTGACAAACTTGCTTCAGCTTACTTTGATAATAAAGCTGTTAGAATAGCGACCGCGAAAAAAGATACTATGGATGGCTTTAAAGAAATTTTTGAAGATGCGGAAAATAGTTGTGCTATAGGTCTTTGTTTATATGGTGGCGGGTATTTTACTCCGTATGAGTTAGATTCTAATGAAAAACTAAGATATAAAGGAGAACCTGAGTTTATCAATAAACAAATCAAACAAAATCTTACCATAGAAGAGCATGAGGGAGAAAATAAAGATTTTGAGGAAATTTTTCAAGATCAAAAAGATTTTGAAGATGAAAAAGCAGAATTAACAAAAGTTGAAACCAAAAAAGATAAAAAATCAGGTTTTATGCATAAATTTTGGAATAAATTAATAAACCAGTTCTAATAGGAGATACAATGAGCGAATATCTAGTAGAAGAAATGCAACATGCAAAAGGTGCGAAAATAAAAGTCATAGGCTGTGGTGGCGGTGGCGGTAATATGATAGATCATATGGTAAATATGGGTTTACATGATCTTGATCTTATTTCGGCAAATACTGATGCACAAGCTATAGCAAAATCTTTAGCAAAAACTAGAATTCAACTTGGAGAGAAAAAAACCAAAGGTTTAGGTGCGGGAATGCAACCTGAAATTGGAGCAGAAAGTGCAAGAGAAAGTTTTGAAGAAGTAAAAGCGGCTCTAAGTCAAAGCGATATAGTATTTATTTCTGCTGGACTTGGTGGCGGAACTGGCACAGGTGCGGCTCCTGTTGTAGCACAAGCTGCTAAAGAAGTAGGTGCACTAACCGTTTCAGTTGTAACTATGCCTTTTGCATTTGAAGGAAAACAAAGAAAAAAATTAGCCGAAGCTGGTTTAGCTGAATTAAAAAAAGAAAGTGATTCTATCATTGTAATTCAAAATGAAAAACTTCTTAGCATACTTCCAAAAAAAGCAGGCATAAAAGAAGCATTCAAACTAGTAGATGATATATTAGCTAGAGCTGTTAGAGGTATGGTGTCTATACTTTTAGAAGATGGTGATATTAATGTGGATTTTGCTGACGTTAGAACTGTTATGAGCCATAGAGGGTTGGCTTTAATGGGAGTAGGTCATGGAGAAGGCGAAAATGCTATTATGGATGCATTATCTAGTGCTATAGAATCTCCATTATTAGATGGTATGACTATGAAAGGTGTTAAGGGTGTGATTATTCATTATAAAATTGGTCCTGAATGCTCACTAATAGAAATTTCACAAGCCACTCAAAGCATTAGTGATATAGCGGATGAGAATGCAAAAGTAATTTTTGGTGCAACTACTGATGAAAGCATGGGTGATCGTGTTGAAGTAACCATCATCGCAACGGGTTTTGAAGATAAAGCCGAAGCGGAAAGCGCCAAAGAACAAGAAGAAAACAAAAAAAATAGTTACATGAATTTACGTAAAGCTAGCGGTGGATTTGATGAGGAAGTGATTTCTCAGCTTGATGTTCCAGCTTTCTTGCGTCGTCAGATGGATTGATTTTTTAGTAAAAATCCTTAAATATGAACTCATCATTATTATGTGATTTTTACGAACTAAGTATGGCTTATGCTTTTTTTAAACAAAATAGGCATAAGCAAATTGTTTATTTTGAAGTTTTTTTTAGAAAAGCTCCAGACAATGCCTCTTATGCTGTATTTTGCGGTTTAGAACAAATCATAGAACATGTTAATAACTTTTCTCTTTCTAGGAGTGATATAAATTTTTTAAAGAACACTCATAAATTTGATGATGAATTCTTAAACTACCTTTTAACTTTACGTTTTAGCGGAGATATATTAAGTGTAAAAGAAGGTGAATGTGTATTTGCTAATACACCTTTAATGATTATCAAAGCACCTATAATAGAGGCTTTATTACTAGAAACTTTCATACTTTTAACTCTAAATCATCAATGCTTAATCGCTACTAAAGCTAGTAGAATTTCTCAAATAGCAAGAAACAAACTACTTCTAGAGTTTGGCTCACGTAGAGCTCATGGAGAAAGTGCAGCTGTAAATGGAGCTAGAGCTGCTTTTATAGGTGGTTTTCATGCTAGTGCTTGTACTTTAGTTGGAAAAAATTTTGCCATTCCCATTAGTGGAACTATGTCTCATGCTTGGGTACAAATGTTTGATGATGAATTAAGTGCTTTTAGATCATATTGTCAAATTTATAAAGACAATATAAGTCTTTTGATTGATACCTATGATTATAAAAATGGTATAAAAAATGCTATTTTAGTTTTTAGTGAGTTAAATGCTGAAAATACCATACAAAATTATTCTATCCGTGTTGACTCAGGAGATTTGCTTAAAATATCTAAATATATTAGAAAAAAACTAGACCTTG
It includes:
- the ftsA gene encoding cell division protein FtsA, translating into MNILGIDLGSIQTCAILVQKSEEGLKVIGFGKSKSNGIKKGAITNIELASKSIEEAVADAQMMSGVHYDKVIVSISGAYAKSVDSIGVVNIPNHEIGIKEIHRAVSTAKHTANIPSGYEIIHVLPYNFKVNDLEHVEDPLGMSGNRLEVSTHIVISQEVHIKNLKKAVELADLRVDNIVLSGYASSIACFDDSEKELGAILIDMGGAVCDMVIHAGNSIRYNECLQIGSVNITNDLSIALHTPPKEAEKLKLNYASLMQNENSIIQIPYMGDEKRKNEVSVEVISNVIYARIEETIIILAKMLSDNACANLAGAGIVLTGGMTKFTGLDKLASAYFDNKAVRIATAKKDTMDGFKEIFEDAENSCAIGLCLYGGGYFTPYELDSNEKLRYKGEPEFINKQIKQNLTIEEHEGENKDFEEIFQDQKDFEDEKAELTKVETKKDKKSGFMHKFWNKLINQF
- the ftsZ gene encoding cell division protein FtsZ codes for the protein MSEYLVEEMQHAKGAKIKVIGCGGGGGNMIDHMVNMGLHDLDLISANTDAQAIAKSLAKTRIQLGEKKTKGLGAGMQPEIGAESARESFEEVKAALSQSDIVFISAGLGGGTGTGAAPVVAQAAKEVGALTVSVVTMPFAFEGKQRKKLAEAGLAELKKESDSIIVIQNEKLLSILPKKAGIKEAFKLVDDILARAVRGMVSILLEDGDINVDFADVRTVMSHRGLALMGVGHGEGENAIMDALSSAIESPLLDGMTMKGVKGVIIHYKIGPECSLIEISQATQSISDIADENAKVIFGATTDESMGDRVEVTIIATGFEDKAEAESAKEQEENKKNSYMNLRKASGGFDEEVISQLDVPAFLRRQMD
- a CDS encoding nicotinate phosphoribosyltransferase, coding for MNSSLLCDFYELSMAYAFFKQNRHKQIVYFEVFFRKAPDNASYAVFCGLEQIIEHVNNFSLSRSDINFLKNTHKFDDEFLNYLLTLRFSGDILSVKEGECVFANTPLMIIKAPIIEALLLETFILLTLNHQCLIATKASRISQIARNKLLLEFGSRRAHGESAAVNGARAAFIGGFHASACTLVGKNFAIPISGTMSHAWVQMFDDELSAFRSYCQIYKDNISLLIDTYDYKNGIKNAILVFSELNAENTIQNYSIRVDSGDLLKISKYIRKKLDLAGLKKCKIIVSNALDEFIVEKLLKNKAPIDAFGIGEKLITSASSPIFGAVYKLVAIEKNGKIIPKIKISASSSKTTLPYFKKLIRYYKNDKACFDVLYTHNENSKNYKNLVAKNLHELIFKNGKLVYKLPSLKNIQDYHKKSIDSLNFRLKKLQNPSVYKVKISKKLKNLQKKI